One Roseimaritima multifibrata DNA window includes the following coding sequences:
- a CDS encoding transglutaminase-like domain-containing protein, whose amino-acid sequence MTADPDDYLEACDIVNFRDPAVLRLSADLAGADVLATARRCFEFVRDEIRHSSDHKLNPVTCVASDVLLHRTGYCYAKSHLLCALLRANGIPAGMCYQRLTVDGDAPPHCLHGLNAIFLPDIGWHRVDARGNREDVLAEFCPPREQLAFASQHLGEFDLPEIYVNPLPNVVKCLNDFESWDQVLNNLPDVPVV is encoded by the coding sequence ATGACGGCTGATCCCGACGATTACCTTGAAGCATGTGACATCGTTAATTTTCGCGATCCCGCTGTGCTGCGGCTTTCGGCGGACCTTGCTGGCGCTGACGTGCTTGCAACCGCTCGACGATGCTTCGAATTTGTTCGCGACGAAATTCGCCATAGTTCTGACCACAAGTTGAATCCGGTCACCTGTGTTGCTTCGGATGTTTTGTTGCACCGAACCGGCTACTGCTACGCAAAGAGCCATCTGCTTTGCGCGCTGTTGCGTGCTAACGGGATTCCTGCCGGAATGTGCTACCAACGCCTAACGGTTGACGGCGATGCTCCACCGCACTGCTTGCACGGGTTGAACGCGATTTTCTTGCCAGATATTGGATGGCACCGTGTGGACGCGCGTGGTAACCGTGAGGATGTTCTTGCGGAATTCTGTCCGCCACGGGAACAGCTTGCTTTCGCCTCGCAGCACTTGGGTGAATTCGACCTTCCAGAAATCTACGTGAATCCTTTGCCAAACGTTGTTAAATGCTTGAACGATTTCGAATCATGGGATCAGGTACTGAACAATCTCCCTGATGTTCCGGTCGTCTAG
- a CDS encoding YihY/virulence factor BrkB family protein — translation MVLKFLRTILTDFSNDRCMTLAASLAYYTLFALPPLLYLLLMLMTIALSTAFGQVAAEQRASDVLQEQAAELFGDTAAVKQVAEILQSSRDMGGQWWKTLLSFVGIAVGATGVVASLQDAMNRVWRVKPDPARSTILTWLSKRLLSMLMILGLGFLLLASIVVSAALTHFGTKLADFVNLGDTYAVVVNYAMQSLVPLTVFAAIFKFMPGAIVRWRDVLFGSIVTTILFWFGRYGLQWYITNHNPAAHLGSAAASMVVFLVWIYYTSMIFLLGAETTKNISIRFGAGVIPDRHSVAFREVIVGNEHNQRRT, via the coding sequence ATGGTGCTGAAGTTTTTGAGAACGATCTTGACAGACTTCAGCAATGATCGCTGTATGACACTGGCGGCTTCACTGGCGTATTACACGCTGTTCGCCTTGCCCCCGCTGCTGTATCTGTTGTTAATGTTGATGACGATCGCGTTATCGACCGCTTTCGGGCAGGTCGCAGCCGAGCAGCGCGCTAGCGATGTACTGCAGGAACAAGCGGCGGAACTGTTTGGCGATACGGCGGCGGTAAAGCAAGTCGCCGAAATACTGCAAAGCAGTCGAGACATGGGTGGGCAATGGTGGAAGACACTGCTTAGTTTTGTCGGCATCGCGGTCGGGGCCACGGGCGTGGTAGCTTCACTACAAGATGCAATGAATCGAGTTTGGCGAGTCAAGCCTGACCCGGCTCGCTCGACGATCCTCACCTGGTTGTCCAAACGCCTGCTTTCAATGTTGATGATCCTGGGCTTGGGATTCTTGCTACTGGCATCGATCGTGGTTTCAGCTGCATTGACTCATTTCGGTACGAAGCTGGCCGATTTTGTGAACCTTGGTGATACCTACGCGGTGGTCGTCAACTACGCCATGCAGTCGCTAGTTCCGCTGACTGTGTTTGCGGCAATCTTCAAATTCATGCCCGGCGCCATCGTTCGTTGGCGGGATGTACTTTTCGGTTCGATCGTCACGACCATTCTATTTTGGTTCGGCCGCTACGGTCTGCAGTGGTACATCACCAACCACAACCCGGCGGCGCATCTCGGTTCGGCGGCAGCATCGATGGTCGTGTTTCTCGTTTGGATTTACTACACCAGCATGATTTTCCTACTGGGTGCCGAAACGACGAAAAACATTTCGATTCGTTTCGGAGCAGGAGTCATACCGGATCGGCATTCGGTTGCGTTTCGAGAGGTGATTGTTGGCAACGAGCACAATCAGCGGCGAACCTAG